A genomic region of Mesorhizobium sp. NZP2077 contains the following coding sequences:
- a CDS encoding GNAT family N-acetyltransferase translates to MRATENDLPFIMATERREGYEAFVGRWDETRHRKALLDDNHTYFLGVGDSLPIGFVILRGWASAEFVTLVKRIAVVASGQGQGRMLLTAAVDRVFVETDANRLCIGLFPDNHRARRAYEAVGFKAEGIARGSAFFNGEHRDELVMAQLRPEWEKRRSE, encoded by the coding sequence GTGCGCGCCACCGAGAACGACCTACCCTTCATCATGGCCACCGAACGGCGTGAAGGCTACGAGGCGTTCGTCGGGCGTTGGGATGAAACGCGCCATCGCAAGGCTCTCCTCGATGACAACCATACCTATTTTCTCGGCGTCGGCGATTCCTTGCCGATCGGCTTCGTCATCCTGCGCGGTTGGGCCTCTGCCGAGTTTGTGACATTGGTCAAGCGCATTGCCGTCGTCGCGTCGGGGCAAGGCCAGGGCAGAATGCTGCTGACCGCAGCGGTTGATAGGGTCTTCGTCGAGACCGACGCCAATCGGCTCTGCATCGGCCTTTTCCCGGACAATCATCGCGCGCGCCGCGCTTACGAAGCCGTTGGATTCAAGGCTGAAGGCATTGCACGCGGCAGTGCGTTCTTCAACGGCGAACACCGCGACGAACTGGTCATGGCGCAGCTGCGGCCGGAATGGGAGAAGCGCCGGTCCGAATAA
- a CDS encoding glycosyltransferase family 25 protein, translated as MAAGFPRDLVFTRICHVKQGYDDRRRHIVREFERRGVPVYFYTDWDRPDITPEIRNELIAPAFTHPPAVSLALKHVGIWRDFLETDMPYCLVFEDDVFLARDFVGKFRQGLAELGSPTRKAVIYLGNGSNYYTPSWKLRKGQRLYPALHARCTDSYLITRPVAEARCAWIEQNKIYTSIDHQVEQMDEKLGIEMLWFERPIVEQGSENGAFQTSISAKRYPRLYKSLKWKWKKYTRMIFGHNARS; from the coding sequence ATGGCAGCCGGATTTCCACGCGACCTGGTGTTCACCCGGATCTGCCACGTCAAGCAGGGCTATGACGACCGGCGTCGCCACATCGTCCGCGAATTCGAGCGGCGTGGCGTGCCGGTCTATTTTTACACGGACTGGGACCGGCCCGACATCACCCCGGAGATCCGCAACGAGCTGATTGCCCCTGCCTTTACCCACCCGCCGGCCGTCTCGCTGGCGCTGAAGCATGTCGGCATCTGGCGCGATTTCCTCGAGACCGACATGCCCTATTGCCTGGTCTTCGAGGACGACGTCTTCCTCGCCCGCGACTTCGTCGGCAAGTTCCGCCAGGGGCTGGCTGAGCTCGGCAGTCCCACGCGCAAGGCCGTCATCTATCTCGGCAATGGCAGCAACTACTACACGCCGAGCTGGAAATTGCGGAAGGGTCAAAGGCTCTACCCGGCCCTGCACGCCAGATGCACCGATTCCTACCTTATCACCCGACCGGTCGCCGAAGCCCGTTGCGCCTGGATCGAGCAGAACAAGATCTACACCTCGATCGACCACCAAGTCGAACAGATGGACGAGAAGCTCGGCATTGAAATGCTTTGGTTCGAGCGGCCGATTGTCGAGCAGGGCAGCGAGAACGGAGCGTTTCAGACGTCCATTTCGGCGAAGAGATACCCGCGTTTGTACAAGAGCCTGAAATGGAAGTGGAAGAAATACACCCGCATGATCTTCGGCCATAACGCCCGGTCGTGA
- a CDS encoding methyltransferase, with protein MEGSLPHGRLDACSVTALTPHSAKQFILDNTALMASPHVPEIVLRLADEAHDLWQRTEDELVEIGLPPPFWAFAWAGGQGLARYVLDNPDMVRGKRVLDFASGSGLVAIAAAKAGAAQVIAADIDPFCATAIRLNNEANGVGIEFLGTDCIGTDAGWDVILAGDVFYDKSFADSLMPWFATLKARGAEIFVGDPGRSYMPKAGLEPLAVYEVAVTRALEDSLVKRTTVWRFA; from the coding sequence ATGGAAGGAAGTCTGCCGCATGGGCGGCTTGACGCCTGCTCCGTGACGGCGCTGACCCCGCACAGCGCCAAGCAATTCATTCTCGACAACACGGCGCTGATGGCGTCGCCGCATGTGCCGGAGATTGTTCTGCGCCTCGCCGATGAAGCGCACGATCTTTGGCAGCGGACCGAGGACGAACTGGTCGAGATCGGCCTGCCGCCGCCCTTCTGGGCCTTCGCCTGGGCCGGCGGCCAGGGCCTCGCCCGCTATGTCCTGGACAACCCGGACATGGTGCGGGGCAAGCGCGTGCTCGACTTCGCCTCGGGCTCCGGCCTTGTCGCCATCGCCGCCGCCAAGGCGGGTGCTGCTCAAGTGATCGCCGCTGACATCGACCCGTTCTGCGCCACCGCGATCCGCCTCAACAACGAGGCCAATGGCGTCGGGATCGAATTCCTCGGCACGGACTGCATCGGCACCGATGCCGGCTGGGACGTGATTCTCGCCGGTGACGTTTTCTACGACAAATCCTTCGCCGATAGCCTGATGCCGTGGTTCGCAACGCTCAAGGCGCGCGGCGCGGAGATCTTCGTCGGCGATCCCGGCCGGTCGTATATGCCCAAAGCCGGCCTGGAGCCGCTTGCGGTCTATGAGGTCGCCGTCACCCGGGCACTGGAGGATTCCCTGGTCAAGCGCACCACCGTCTGGCGCTTTGCTTGA
- a CDS encoding cyclic nucleotide-binding domain-containing protein yields MALDDDIRILSAVKLFQGFTQEQLRLLAFGAENTLLQANHKLYREDDEADSAYVVVSGRIVLYREQTGERIPIGTAGPGTILSELALIADSNRLTSASAEIDSEVIRLSRKMFRRILEEYPEVAVKLHERISEEFQTMIRRIEKLAPRFSG; encoded by the coding sequence ATGGCGCTGGATGACGACATCCGCATCCTGTCCGCCGTGAAGCTCTTCCAGGGTTTCACGCAGGAACAGCTGCGTCTGCTCGCCTTCGGCGCCGAGAACACCCTGCTGCAAGCCAACCACAAGCTTTACCGCGAGGACGATGAGGCCGATTCGGCCTATGTCGTGGTCAGCGGCCGCATCGTGCTCTATCGCGAGCAGACTGGCGAGCGCATCCCGATCGGCACCGCCGGCCCCGGCACCATCCTGAGCGAACTGGCATTGATCGCCGACAGCAACCGGTTGACCAGCGCGTCGGCCGAAATCGATTCGGAAGTGATCCGGCTGAGCCGCAAGATGTTCCGTCGCATCCTGGAGGAATATCCCGAAGTCGCGGTGAAACTCCACGAGCGCATTTCCGAGGAATTCCAGACCATGATCCGCCGCATCGAGAAACTGGCGCCACGGTTTTCGGGATAG
- a CDS encoding YciI-like protein gives MLFAFVCKDKPGSLQVRLDTRPVHVAFLEGLNAEKKLAFAGPFLDADGKPNGSLVVVEAPDLAAAQALSAADPYAKAGLFESVEIRQWNWTFNKPAAS, from the coding sequence ATGCTGTTTGCTTTTGTTTGCAAGGACAAGCCCGGAAGCCTGCAGGTGCGCCTCGACACGCGGCCCGTGCATGTCGCCTTCCTCGAAGGCCTGAATGCGGAGAAGAAACTGGCCTTTGCCGGTCCGTTCCTCGATGCCGACGGCAAGCCCAATGGCAGCCTCGTGGTCGTCGAAGCGCCCGATCTGGCCGCCGCGCAGGCCTTGTCGGCCGCCGACCCCTATGCCAAGGCCGGGCTGTTCGAAAGCGTCGAAATCCGCCAGTGGAACTGGACGTTCAACAAGCCGGCGGCTAGTTAA
- a CDS encoding DNA translocase FtsK: protein MRSGASAPLALADTGHGIQAFARRQVGRLVGAGLFLAVAFGVASLATWNVADPSFSHATNNTVTNAMGYAGAVFSDLAMQFFGLAAVAALVPAVIWGYLLFSARGVDRLPKRGLFWFGFALLAAAIAGCIVPPKTWPLPTGLGGVFGDMVLKIPGVLIGGYPTGLIASVLAVLLAAPALWLFAYGAALIGRKNGFAVMEEPAAADPREDDLLFDNDEDEGDEGILALGAITHWWLSLRAWMHRRAVRRRQERDEYEPEMEQRSTAWRRAAERVESAEFAESRMSQDGRARVEPEFFAAMVNDRSVSVDPDDGDIFERDDADMDFDEEPVAQRRAAPTAKVQQFRSDAATRVEAPAARPVPGARVQREAQTSLIGSDTFEMPSLHFLSEPKNVARDPSLSKDALEQNARLLEGVLEDFGVKGEIIAVRPGPVVTLYELEPAPGIKSSRVIGLSDDIARSMSAIACRVAVVPGRNAIGIELPNAKRETVYLREILASRDFETTKSKLALALGKTINGEAVIVDIAKMPHVLVAGTTGSGKSVAINTMILSLLYKLTPQECRLIMIDPKMLELSVYDGIPHLLTPVVTDPKKAVVALKWTVREMEDRYRKMSKVGVRNIDGFNARVQLAEKKGEKISRTVQTGFDRQTGEAIYETENLDLEPMPYIVVIIDEMADLMMVAGKDIEGAVQRLAQMARAAGIHVIMATQRPSVDVITGTIKANFPTRISFQVTSKIDSRTILGEQGAEQLLGMGDMLYMAGGGRIQRVHGPFVSDDEVEKIVGHLKLQGVPEYLDAITEDDDEDDDEPSGKGGSGGGGGGNFEDSDDPYDQAVAVVLRDGKASTSYIQRRLGIGYNRAASIIEKMEKEGIVGPANHAGKREILVPTEDDKF from the coding sequence GGGCTATGCCGGTGCCGTGTTCTCCGACCTCGCCATGCAGTTCTTCGGCCTCGCCGCGGTCGCCGCGCTGGTCCCCGCCGTCATCTGGGGGTATCTGCTGTTTTCGGCGCGCGGCGTCGACAGGCTGCCCAAGCGCGGGCTGTTCTGGTTCGGTTTCGCGCTGCTCGCCGCCGCGATCGCCGGCTGCATCGTCCCGCCCAAGACCTGGCCGCTGCCCACCGGGCTCGGCGGCGTGTTCGGCGACATGGTGCTCAAGATTCCCGGCGTCCTCATCGGCGGTTACCCGACCGGGCTGATCGCCAGCGTGCTTGCCGTTTTGCTGGCCGCGCCGGCGCTCTGGCTGTTCGCCTATGGCGCGGCGCTGATCGGGCGCAAGAACGGCTTCGCCGTCATGGAAGAGCCTGCTGCCGCCGATCCACGCGAAGATGATCTTCTGTTCGACAATGACGAGGATGAGGGCGACGAGGGCATATTGGCGCTCGGCGCGATTACGCATTGGTGGCTCTCGCTGCGTGCGTGGATGCATCGCCGCGCCGTGCGCCGCAGGCAGGAACGGGACGAATACGAGCCGGAGATGGAGCAGCGCTCCACTGCCTGGCGCCGCGCAGCCGAACGGGTCGAATCGGCTGAGTTCGCCGAGTCGCGGATGAGCCAGGACGGCCGCGCCCGCGTCGAGCCGGAATTCTTCGCCGCCATGGTCAATGACCGCAGCGTTTCCGTCGATCCGGACGATGGCGATATCTTCGAGCGCGATGACGCGGACATGGATTTCGACGAGGAGCCCGTCGCCCAGCGCCGTGCGGCGCCAACAGCCAAGGTACAGCAGTTCCGCTCCGACGCCGCCACCCGCGTCGAGGCGCCGGCGGCGCGCCCGGTGCCCGGCGCGCGCGTCCAGCGCGAGGCGCAGACCTCGCTGATCGGCTCGGACACGTTCGAGATGCCGTCGCTGCATTTCCTGTCGGAACCGAAGAACGTGGCGCGAGACCCAAGTCTCTCCAAGGACGCGCTGGAACAGAATGCGCGCCTGCTCGAGGGCGTGCTGGAGGATTTCGGCGTCAAGGGTGAGATCATCGCCGTACGGCCCGGCCCGGTGGTCACCCTTTATGAACTCGAACCGGCGCCCGGCATCAAATCGTCGCGCGTCATCGGCCTGTCCGACGACATCGCCCGCTCGATGAGCGCGATCGCGTGCCGCGTTGCCGTGGTGCCGGGCCGCAATGCCATCGGCATAGAACTGCCGAACGCCAAGCGCGAGACCGTGTATTTGCGGGAGATACTGGCCAGCCGCGATTTCGAAACCACCAAGTCCAAGCTGGCGCTGGCCCTGGGCAAGACCATCAATGGCGAGGCGGTCATCGTCGACATCGCCAAGATGCCGCACGTGCTGGTCGCCGGCACCACCGGCTCCGGCAAATCCGTCGCCATCAACACCATGATCCTGTCGCTGCTCTACAAGCTGACGCCGCAGGAATGCCGGCTGATCATGATCGATCCGAAGATGCTGGAACTTTCGGTCTATGACGGCATCCCGCATCTTTTGACACCCGTCGTCACCGATCCGAAGAAGGCGGTGGTGGCGCTGAAATGGACTGTGCGCGAGATGGAGGACCGCTACCGCAAGATGTCCAAGGTCGGCGTGCGCAACATCGACGGCTTCAACGCCCGCGTCCAGTTGGCGGAGAAGAAAGGCGAGAAGATTTCGCGCACCGTGCAAACCGGCTTCGACCGCCAGACGGGCGAAGCGATCTACGAGACCGAGAATCTCGATCTCGAGCCGATGCCCTATATCGTCGTCATCATCGACGAAATGGCCGACCTGATGATGGTCGCCGGCAAGGACATCGAAGGCGCGGTGCAGCGCCTGGCGCAGATGGCGCGTGCGGCCGGCATCCACGTCATCATGGCGACGCAGCGTCCGTCGGTCGACGTCATCACCGGCACCATCAAGGCCAACTTCCCGACTCGCATTTCCTTCCAGGTGACGTCGAAGATCGACAGCCGCACCATTCTGGGCGAGCAGGGTGCCGAGCAACTGCTCGGCATGGGCGACATGCTCTACATGGCCGGCGGTGGCCGCATCCAGCGCGTGCACGGCCCGTTTGTCTCCGACGACGAGGTCGAGAAGATCGTCGGGCATTTGAAGCTGCAGGGCGTGCCTGAATATCTCGATGCCATCACCGAGGATGATGACGAGGACGACGACGAACCGTCCGGCAAGGGCGGCTCCGGTGGCGGGGGCGGCGGCAATTTCGAGGATTCCGACGACCCCTACGACCAGGCGGTCGCCGTGGTGCTGCGCGACGGCAAGGCGTCGACCAGTTACATCCAGCGCCGTCTCGGCATAGGCTATAACAGGGCCGCCTCGATCATTGAGAAGATGGAAAAGGAAGGCATTGTCGGGCCGGCCAACCATGCCGGCAAACGCGAGATTCTGGTGCCGACCGAGGACGACAAATTCTGA
- a CDS encoding response regulator transcription factor, with protein sequence MTSRTILIVDDDDDLRGTLVEQLALYEEFDVLQEATAAKGVTAARGGLIDLLIMDVGLPDMDGREAVKILRKGGYKAPIIMLTGHDTDSDTILGLEAGANDYVTKPFRFAVLLARIRAQLRQHEQSEDATFSVGPYTFKPSQKLLIDPRGGKVRLTEKEASIIKYLYRADQKVVTRDVLLEEVWGYNSGVTTHTLETHVYRLRQKIERDPSNAEILVTESGGYKLVP encoded by the coding sequence ATGACTTCACGCACCATTCTAATCGTCGACGACGATGACGACCTGCGCGGCACACTGGTCGAGCAACTCGCCCTCTATGAGGAATTCGACGTGCTGCAGGAAGCTACTGCGGCAAAAGGCGTCACCGCGGCGCGCGGAGGGCTCATCGACCTGCTCATCATGGATGTCGGCTTGCCCGACATGGATGGCCGCGAGGCCGTCAAGATCCTGCGCAAGGGCGGCTACAAGGCGCCCATCATCATGCTGACCGGCCACGACACCGATTCGGACACCATTCTGGGTCTCGAGGCCGGAGCCAACGACTATGTGACGAAGCCGTTCCGCTTCGCGGTGCTTTTGGCGCGCATCCGCGCCCAGCTGCGCCAGCATGAGCAGAGCGAGGACGCCACCTTCTCGGTCGGCCCCTACACCTTCAAGCCCAGCCAGAAGCTGCTCATCGACCCACGTGGCGGCAAGGTGCGGCTGACGGAGAAGGAAGCTTCGATCATCAAATATCTCTACCGCGCCGATCAGAAGGTGGTGACGCGCGACGTGCTGCTGGAGGAGGTCTGGGGCTACAATTCCGGCGTCACCACGCACACGCTGGAAACCCATGTCTACCGGCTGCGCCAGAAGATCGAGCGCGATCCTTCCAATGCGGAAATTCTTGTGACAGAAAGCGGCGGCTACAAGCTGGTTCCTTAA
- a CDS encoding L,D-transpeptidase: MLLKRLRVLTVRARPGHPSQGLLQAGNAVFACALGRGGISADKREGDGATPLGSMRILSGYFRGDQFAGGRRTRLAMTPIGPDLGWCEVPDDRNYNRPVKIPYGASHERMRRDDRLYDACLVLDWNISPRRRGRGSAIFFHLARPGFTPTQGCVAVTARTMKRLLPLLLDRTVMRVVR; the protein is encoded by the coding sequence ATTTTGCTGAAACGGCTGCGTGTGCTGACCGTTCGGGCAAGGCCTGGCCACCCCAGCCAGGGCCTGCTGCAGGCCGGAAATGCGGTGTTTGCCTGCGCGCTGGGGCGCGGCGGCATCTCTGCCGACAAGCGCGAGGGCGACGGCGCCACGCCGCTTGGCTCGATGCGAATCCTGTCGGGTTATTTTAGGGGAGATCAGTTTGCCGGTGGCCGCCGGACGCGACTGGCGATGACGCCGATCGGGCCCGATCTCGGCTGGTGCGAAGTGCCTGACGACCGCAACTACAACAGGCCGGTCAAGATTCCCTATGGCGCCAGCCATGAACGCATGCGGCGCGACGACCGGCTCTACGACGCCTGCCTGGTGCTCGACTGGAACATCTCGCCGCGCCGCAGGGGACGCGGCAGCGCCATCTTCTTCCACCTGGCACGCCCCGGCTTCACGCCGACGCAAGGCTGCGTCGCGGTGACCGCGCGCACGATGAAGCGGCTGTTGCCGCTGCTGTTGGATAGGACGGTGATGAGGGTGGTGCGGTAG
- the gcvA gene encoding transcriptional regulator GcvA encodes MSRLLPGTRALRTFEAAGRHLNFTRAADELGLTPAAVSHQVKEIEEQLELVLFTRTSRTMRLTEAGNVLFEASIDALDLLNRAVSRARKMTRGTALLKVTLDAQFATKWLMRRVDDFRRQRPGIELRFDITYDVRDFERDDVDIGIRFGTGKYPGLCAHRLFDNIIIPVCSPALLASGPPLNEPRDLFGHTLAHIEWSRQGVTWPNWSMWMQAAGVDDFDDSRTLVFGSSTDATQAALDGNAVALADFAMVANDLSQGRLVRPFELGIKVAPEFAYFLVYPQTAKDDARIVAFREWLLEEAAKTHGTEA; translated from the coding sequence ATGTCTCGCCTCCTGCCCGGGACGCGTGCGCTGAGGACCTTCGAGGCGGCTGGGCGTCACCTCAATTTCACCCGCGCCGCCGACGAGCTTGGGCTGACGCCGGCCGCGGTAAGCCACCAGGTCAAGGAAATCGAGGAGCAGCTCGAACTGGTGCTGTTCACGCGCACCAGTCGCACCATGCGGCTGACGGAAGCGGGAAACGTGCTGTTCGAGGCGTCGATCGACGCGCTCGACCTGCTCAACCGGGCAGTGTCCCGGGCGCGCAAGATGACGCGCGGCACGGCGCTGCTGAAAGTGACGCTCGACGCGCAGTTTGCGACAAAATGGCTGATGCGGCGCGTGGACGATTTCCGCCGTCAAAGGCCGGGCATCGAGCTGCGCTTCGACATCACCTACGATGTCAGGGATTTCGAGCGCGATGACGTCGATATCGGCATTCGCTTCGGCACCGGCAAATATCCCGGGCTTTGCGCGCACCGGCTGTTCGACAACATCATCATCCCGGTGTGCAGTCCGGCGCTGCTCGCTTCAGGCCCGCCGCTCAATGAACCGCGCGACCTCTTCGGGCATACGCTGGCGCATATCGAATGGTCGCGGCAAGGCGTCACCTGGCCGAACTGGAGCATGTGGATGCAGGCAGCCGGCGTTGACGACTTCGACGACAGCCGCACCCTCGTCTTCGGCTCCTCGACCGATGCCACGCAGGCGGCACTCGACGGCAACGCCGTGGCGCTGGCCGACTTCGCCATGGTCGCCAACGATTTGTCGCAGGGGCGGCTTGTCCGTCCCTTCGAGCTCGGCATCAAGGTCGCGCCGGAGTTCGCCTATTTCCTGGTCTATCCGCAAACCGCGAAGGACGACGCGCGCATCGTCGCGTTTCGCGAGTGGCTTCTCGAGGAGGCGGCCAAGACCCACGGCACGGAGGCATGA
- a CDS encoding outer membrane lipoprotein carrier protein LolA translates to MKNDLSALSDFAPTRRQLLGLGVVIAGAAALNVVPGFELLASAQAGVPAAAQKIADHFSSVKSMSGEFVQFGPKGEQTGGKFFLERPGKIRFNYDGASNFKVISDGKSVVILNKKMRTSDLYPLSKTPLKLLLDDRIDLSGDRVKSVKEEDDLTTIKLSDKSVFGNAMITMMFDPKTYDLRQWTITDAQGKDTTVMIFNTKEGVSFAPDTFAIDYTANRELNSKTR, encoded by the coding sequence ATGAAGAACGATCTTTCCGCACTCAGCGATTTTGCTCCCACCCGCCGCCAGCTGCTCGGCCTCGGCGTTGTCATCGCGGGTGCCGCTGCCCTCAATGTGGTGCCTGGCTTCGAATTGTTGGCCTCGGCGCAGGCCGGCGTGCCCGCCGCCGCACAGAAGATCGCCGACCATTTTTCCTCGGTCAAATCGATGAGCGGCGAATTCGTCCAGTTCGGCCCCAAGGGCGAGCAGACCGGCGGCAAGTTCTTCCTGGAACGGCCGGGCAAGATCCGCTTCAACTATGACGGGGCGTCGAATTTCAAGGTGATTTCGGACGGCAAGTCGGTGGTCATCCTCAACAAGAAAATGAGGACGTCCGATCTCTATCCGCTGTCGAAGACGCCGCTCAAGCTGCTGCTCGACGACCGGATCGACCTCTCAGGCGACCGCGTCAAGAGTGTCAAGGAAGAAGACGACCTCACCACCATCAAGCTTTCCGACAAGTCGGTGTTCGGCAATGCGATGATCACCATGATGTTCGATCCGAAAACCTATGATCTGCGCCAGTGGACGATCACCGACGCGCAAGGCAAGGATACCACGGTGATGATCTTCAACACCAAGGAAGGCGTCAGCTTCGCCCCAGACACGTTTGCCATCGACTATACGGCCAACCGCGAGCTGAACTCCAAGACGCGCTAA
- a CDS encoding EVE domain-containing protein, whose amino-acid sequence MNYWLFKSEPFKFSFEMLKAKGKAGTQWDGVRNYAARNNMKAMQIGDLGFFYHSNEGLNIVGIAEVCALAHPDTTSDDPRWECVDIRAVKDVPNPPTLEQVKANPKLAEMALVRLGRLSVQPVTPAEWKEVCRMGGLTPAP is encoded by the coding sequence ATGAACTACTGGCTGTTCAAATCGGAGCCTTTCAAGTTCTCCTTCGAGATGCTGAAGGCCAAGGGCAAGGCCGGCACGCAATGGGACGGCGTGCGCAATTACGCCGCCCGCAACAACATGAAGGCGATGCAGATCGGCGATCTCGGCTTCTTCTACCATTCCAATGAGGGGCTCAACATCGTCGGCATCGCCGAAGTCTGCGCGTTGGCCCACCCCGACACCACTTCCGACGATCCGCGTTGGGAATGCGTCGACATCCGCGCCGTCAAGGACGTGCCGAACCCGCCGACGCTGGAACAGGTCAAGGCCAACCCAAAACTTGCCGAGATGGCGCTGGTGCGGCTCGGACGGCTTTCCGTGCAACCGGTCACCCCGGCGGAATGGAAGGAAGTCTGCCGCATGGGCGGCTTGACGCCTGCTCCGTGA
- a CDS encoding DUF1761 domain-containing protein — protein MDFSAVNWLAVIAAAVVAWLFGAGWYMALSKPWLKAARLDPATMKKSPLPFVISFVAELLMATIMALVVGAMTGGEPTWLAGLIFGFVLWLGLVATTLSVNHRYENFGWDLTLIDGGHWLGALLIIGTVIGWFGAAAS, from the coding sequence ATGGATTTTTCAGCAGTGAACTGGCTGGCGGTGATCGCCGCCGCCGTCGTTGCCTGGTTGTTCGGCGCCGGCTGGTACATGGCGTTGAGCAAGCCGTGGCTGAAGGCCGCCAGGCTCGATCCAGCGACGATGAAGAAATCGCCGCTGCCTTTCGTCATCAGCTTCGTCGCCGAACTGCTCATGGCCACCATCATGGCGCTGGTTGTCGGCGCGATGACCGGTGGTGAGCCGACATGGCTTGCCGGGCTTATCTTCGGCTTCGTGCTTTGGCTCGGTCTTGTCGCCACGACGCTGTCGGTCAACCATCGCTACGAGAATTTCGGCTGGGACCTGACCCTCATCGACGGTGGCCACTGGCTGGGTGCCCTGCTGATCATCGGCACGGTGATCGGCTGGTTCGGCGCCGCGGCAAGCTGA
- a CDS encoding exodeoxyribonuclease III — protein sequence MPFSIATWNINSVRLRMPIVERLLDEYAPDVLCLQETKVPDELFPEKAFRRLGYQHIAFHGQKGYHGVATVARRPIELVEKRRFCEVEDSRHLSVTVRAGGKTILLHNFYVPAGGDEPDPEINKKFKHKLDFVAEMNAIRAEHTEVSASVLVGDLNIAPLEHDVWSHKQLLNVVSHTPVETENFEAMRLAGDWVDLMRLNVPLEQKLYTWWSYRAQDWEASNRGRRLDHVWSSPNLVPDFTGYEILRAARGWDRPSDHVPVIARFDLD from the coding sequence ATGCCCTTTTCCATCGCCACCTGGAACATCAACTCCGTGCGCCTGCGCATGCCGATCGTCGAGCGCCTGCTCGATGAGTACGCCCCCGATGTGCTGTGCCTGCAGGAAACCAAGGTTCCCGATGAGCTGTTTCCCGAAAAGGCATTCCGCAGGCTCGGCTACCAGCACATCGCCTTCCATGGCCAGAAGGGCTATCACGGCGTGGCGACGGTGGCGCGGCGGCCGATCGAACTGGTCGAAAAACGCCGCTTCTGCGAGGTCGAAGACAGCCGGCATCTGTCGGTGACTGTACGCGCCGGCGGCAAGACGATCCTGCTGCACAATTTCTACGTCCCAGCCGGCGGCGACGAGCCGGATCCCGAGATCAACAAGAAGTTCAAGCACAAGCTCGATTTCGTCGCCGAGATGAACGCCATCCGCGCCGAGCACACCGAAGTGTCCGCCTCGGTGCTGGTCGGCGACCTCAACATCGCGCCGCTCGAGCACGATGTCTGGTCGCACAAGCAGTTGCTCAACGTGGTCAGCCACACGCCGGTCGAGACCGAAAATTTCGAAGCGATGCGGCTGGCCGGCGACTGGGTCGACCTGATGCGGCTCAACGTGCCGCTTGAGCAAAAACTCTACACCTGGTGGAGTTATCGCGCGCAGGATTGGGAAGCGTCGAACCGCGGCCGACGGCTCGACCATGTCTGGTCGTCGCCAAACCTGGTGCCTGATTTCACCGGCTACGAAATCCTGAGAGCGGCGCGTGGCTGGGACCGGCCGTCGGACCATGTGCCTGTCATTGCGCGGTTCGACCTGGATTGA